The Leptolyngbya sp. 'hensonii' genomic sequence CTGAGCCTGCTACAGCCAGAGAAAACTTTTGCAGCATGGAAGTCATAAATGTTGCCCTCATGAGATGTAAGAAAAAGTGCTTGAAATTCTGGGAGAAACACTGAAAAACTCAATCACCTGATCACCTCAGGCAGGCACATGCACCCAGCCTCCGTTCCCGGCCTCATCGGCATAAACCGGGAGGAAAATAAACTCTGCGGAGCAATACAGATCCTCTCTGAACCTAAGTTTCAGGAGGTTGTCATCCATTACCGCTTGTTTACAGAATGCCTGTAAGTCTTAAAAGTAACAAGAGCCAAATCCGTTTTTTCACTTAAAACTCACAGTCAAGCAAATGTCATTTAAGTCACAATACCTTCTCTGAATACGTATTTTAGTCTGACCAGAACTGCACTCCAGCGGTCAGACAAAGTCAATCCCAACCCCTTGGTTCCGAGAACTTTTTGTAAAGCTTCCGGATCATCACAGCCCCCCTCTGAGAGCAGATTTGAAGGGAACCCTGATTGACGCACTACGTCAGTTCTCCCTAGGACGATTTCCAAACCCCCAAGGACTTCTAGTTATGGCGCAATCCTGGTTGAGACGCATCGCAATCGCTAGCCTGATGGTTGCAGGTGGATCCATACCTTTTCTGTTGCAGGCAACTTCCGCAACTCCTGCCGGAGCGGCAACCCTGACGATCGATCGCCCCCTCCCCAATGCCCGTCTGCTTAGTCAGTCCAGTTCCATTTCAGCGCTGGAACAGGCTGTTCATGCCCAGATCAATCAGTATCGAGCCAGTCGGAAGCTCCCTCCTCTGACCCTAGATAGTCGGATCAGTGCGATTTCCCGTAGTCACAGTCAGGCCATGGCCAGTGGTCAGGTGTCCTTCAGTCACCAGGGATTCGAACAGCGGGCCCGTGCCATTTCCCAATTTATGCCCATGCGAGGTGCGGCGGAGAATATTGCCTATAACCAGGGCTATCGCAACCCGGATCAACAGGCCGTACAGGGTTGGCTGAAAAGCTCCGGGCACCGCAGTAATATTGAGGGTCGATATACGGCTACTGGCATTGGGATTGCGGTGAACAGCAAAGGCGAATATTACTTTACCCAGATTTTCATCAATCGACGATGATACTCAGATCTCTCCCATTGCTTCCCTTCCTGTTGTTCCTTGTTCTGGGTGGCTCTGCAACAGCCGCTTCCCTCTTCCAAAGACCGCTATTACGACCGGAAGCTGAGTCGGTCTGGCCTGTTGCCACGCCCCAACCCATTCCAGTGGCTCCTCCTGTCCCCGCTGTGAATCTGTCCGTTCCAACCCTGGAACAACAGGTTTACGAGCAAATCAACCAGTATCGCCGGTCCCGGGGGCTGCCCACGCTGGTTCTGGATCTCCGGGTCAGCACCATGGCCAGGCTCCACAGCCAGAATATGGCCAATCGCCGCACTTCCTTTGGACACAACGGCATGCGGC encodes the following:
- a CDS encoding CAP domain-containing protein — protein: MAQSWLRRIAIASLMVAGGSIPFLLQATSATPAGAATLTIDRPLPNARLLSQSSSISALEQAVHAQINQYRASRKLPPLTLDSRISAISRSHSQAMASGQVSFSHQGFEQRARAISQFMPMRGAAENIAYNQGYRNPDQQAVQGWLKSSGHRSNIEGRYTATGIGIAVNSKGEYYFTQIFINRR
- a CDS encoding CAP domain-containing protein; this translates as MILRSLPLLPFLLFLVLGGSATAASLFQRPLLRPEAESVWPVATPQPIPVAPPVPAVNLSVPTLEQQVYEQINQYRRSRGLPTLVLDLRVSTMARLHSQNMANRRTSFGHNGMRQRALTINRVIPSRRVSENVAYIFSHNQPAQRAVAGWLRSASHRSAIEDQFSLTGIGVAQDSRGAFYFTQIFVRPR